The Edaphobacter acidisoli genome contains the following window.
CTCGCGCCGTCGCCCTCTACTCGGCTTTCTCCTCGTCGCTGTCATCGGCGCAACCGCCATCACCAGCGCGCTAGGAGCCTCGTGGACGCTTCTCTTCGTCAACGCCGGTCCATGGCTGTCGCTCTTCCGCGCATGGTATCTCGGAGACATCCTCGGCATGGCCATCATGGCCCCGCTGCTGTTTATCCTGCTGCGGCCGGGCTTCTTCGATATGCTTCGGCTGCCCAACCTACCGAAGACCCTGCTCTATCTTTTCGTGCCGGCAATCGCCACTTTCCTCGTCTTCACCCATAACCAGGACCCGCTCATCTTCTTCATCTTTCCTGCGCTGCTGCTCGTCGTCTTTCGCCTCGGCTTCCCCGGAGCGGCGCTCACCATCTTTATAGTCGCCTGCATCTCTATCCGCCTTACCGCCACCGGCCACGGTCCACTAATGCTCATCGGCAGTTCCATGCTGCACCGCATTGTTGTCGCACAGATCTTCCTCGCAGTGGCCATATTTACGGCCTTCCCCGTCGCCGCACTGCTCGAAGACCGCAAAGCCCTCCAGCATTCGCTCGAAGCCAGCGAAGCCAAATACCGGACGCTCGCCAACGCCGACTCACTTACCGGTCTTGCCAACCGCCGCGCCTTCGATGCCCGCCTCGATGCCGAGTGGCGCCACGCTCTAGCTCTCCGCCAGCCTCTCGCTGTGCTCCTCATCGACGTCGACCACTTCAAGTCCTACAACGACACACACGGCCACCTCAGCGGCGACCGCTGCCTTCGCCACATCGCCGAAGCCATCTCCACCAATCTCTACCGTGCCACTGACACCGCCGCTCGCTTCGGCGGCGAAGAATTCACCGTCATCCTTCCCGGCACCGACATAGAAGAGGCCCTCACTATCGCCGAAACTCTTCGCCAAGCCGTAGCCGCCATGCGTCTGCCACATTCCGGAAATACCTGCGGGAGCATTCAGACCATCAGCATCGGCGTCGCATCCACCATCCCTGCCGCAGACGAGCCTCCGCTCTCGTTGCTGAAATCCTGTGACGAAGCCCTCTATTTCGCTAAACAGCAAGGACGCAACCAGGTCAAAGCCGCCTCAGCCATTCCCCACACCACCGACCTCGAAGACGCCGAACCCACCGCTCCACAGCTCCCCTGATCCCTATAAAGCAGTACCATCCTCACATGACAGCGGATGCCATCTCCGCCCGCAGACTTGCCTTCATCGAATTAGCCGTCGGCTATCTACTCATCCTCATCGTCATCTGGGCACCGCGCACAACCCAGCGTCCCTTCTACATCGCAGCTGTCCTCTGGATTGCCCTCGTCATGCTCTACTCGCGCGAAAGCGCGACAAAGCTGGGCTTTGATATTCCGCCACGCCGCTCACTCTGGATCATTCCCGCAGCGCTCGGGCTCGCCGCCGCAGCCGTCGCAGTTGCTGCTGCTCTCCACACGCTCAACCTTCCATCTACACCCGCGCTCTTCATCCAGCGCTATTGGGGATATGCCATCTGGGCCTGCGTCCAGCAATTTCTGCTACAGGATTTCTTTCTCCTGCGCCTCACACGCACGCTTCCCACCAAAGCCGCCGCAGCCGTCGCAGCCGCGTTGCTCTTCTCACTCGCTCACATCCCCAACCCAATCCTCGTACCCATAACCCTGCTATGGGGACTCGCGACCTGCCTGCTCTTCCTTCGCTACCGCAACCTCTACTCCATCGCGATAGCGCACGCGATCCTGGGCATCACCGTAGCACTCACAATCCCCGGCCCCGTAGATCACAACATGCGCGTCGGCCTCGGCTACCTCACCTACCACCATCATCACCTCAGCCAGAACCCCCACACTGTATCCACCAATGCATGTGTCACCGCCGAAGCTCCAACCCTTCGCTCCGCTCGCCACGCCCTGCCATAAAAAATTCCCGCAATCGCTGCCAGCAGAACATACCGCCAATTGAAGTGCGCCGTGCGTTTATTGAAATGCGAAAGCCCAAACAGCACCGCCGTTAGAATCAGCGCGTAACTTCTCCCCATCTTTCGTTCCAGCAAGTTCTGCAGCCATCCACGGAAGAAAACCTCTTCCGGCACGGCCACAAACAGAAACGTAAACACCGCAGCCATCGGCAACTTCCCCAACTGCCGCCATCCAATCGCAAAGCCATGCCAGTGCAGAAACCCCAACCACAGTCCCAACCCAACAGCAATCGGCAGATAAAAGACCCACTCCCGTAAACCCACGCGCACATCGCGCCAACGCAGCCGCAAATCAAATCCAACCCCATCCAGCCGCCGCACCGCCAGAAACCCGTAAAGCCCCGCATCCAGTAGCAGCATCTTGTTGAACACAGCCATCCGCGCAGGCCACGCGGGCTCAAACCAACGCAAATCCACCGCCAGCCCCAACGCGGCAAGCACCGCAAAATCCAACCAGGTTCCACGTTGCACCGCGTCCATCCGCGCAGCCAGCCAAAGCGCCACTGTCACCAGCACAGGCAGCACAGCATACAAAGCAAACCAACTCCACTGAAACATGCCCGCCGAAGAGGCCACCAGCACATAGGCCACGCTCAAAATCGCAGGCACAACCAATCGCGCCCAGACAGCCCATCCCTCACCCAGCCGCGCCCACCGCCGCGAACAGAACGCCGCAAAGAAAAACGGCGCGAGCAGCAAAACCGCCGCCACCACCATCGCCGGACTGACCATCACCCCATTAGCCATCCACCGCCCTCAGAATCAACCCGCCGCCAGCGTTCGCAGCACTCCCACATTCCTCGCCTCGTCACCCGGAGCATCCACCGGCGTCTCCGCGAGAAACGCCGCATGGGCAAACCGCTCATCGTGCAGCAGTCGCCGAAACGCCTCCGCACCAATCGTCCCCTCGCCAATATGCTCGTGCCGATCCAGCTTCGACCCCATCGCCGCCTTCGCATCATTGCAGTGCCACACCTTCACTGCGTCAAACCCCACTGTAGACTCCACCAGTTTCATCGTCTCAATGTAGCCATCCTCCGAAACAATGTCGTACCCCGCCACATGCACGTGGCACGTATCCAGACACACCGCCACGGGAGCATGCGCTTTCAGCGTCTCCACCAGCTCGGCTACTTGCTCCAGCTTTCCTCCCAGCGAAAACTCCGCGCCCGCCGTGTTCTCAATCAGAATCCTGAACTCTTTCCCAGGATTGATCGTCTTCGAAAAATCGATCCCGGCGATCGCCTTCTCAATCGACTCCGCCGCCAGCCGCAGCCCCTCCTCACGCGTCAATCCCTTCCAGCTCCCCGGATGCAGCACCAGATACTCCGCCCCCAGCGCCATCGCCCGCTCCACCTCACCGCGAAACGCCGTAATCGAATTTGCCCGCACACTCTCCGCCTGGCTGCAAACATTAATTAAATAGCTCGCATGAACAGCCACCGGCCCCACATCATGCTTCTTCCTCAACTCCATCATCTTCGCCGCATCCGCAGCTTTCACCGGAGCAGCCTTCCACATCCTCGGACTTGCCGAAAATATCTGGCACGCATTCGCACCCGCCTCCACGGCACGATCAATCGCAGTCCAGACACCGCCCGCCGTGCCTACATGGACACCAATCCGCTTCTTCGTTCCAGCCATCTAGCTATACGCCTCCATCTCCATTATTTTCAGCAAATCCGCCGCCCTCAATAAAATGCTATGCTGGTTGCCCGCTACAGCACCACACACTCCTTGCACCGGAAAGGAACGACGATGCCCCAGGAACAGAACCTCAAAAACCATCATCGCTTCGACCCGCTCATGCACTTCTTTGTCTTTCCTGTCACGCTGCTCAACTTTATATTCTCCATCGTGATCGCAGCACGCCACTGGTCACAACACTCTCATCTCGCCATCTGGTGGATCATTCTCTCAGCCGCCCTCGCCGTCCTCGCGACAAAATGCCGCATCAACGACCTCAAATTGCAGGACCGCATTATCCGGCTCGAAGAGCGCCTGCGCCTGCAAGCCCTTCTTGGCCCAGCTGAATCAGCTCATATCAACGAGCTCACTACCCCACAACTCATCGCCCTGCGCTTCGCCTCAGATCAGGAGATCCCAGCACTGGTCAACAAAACCCTCACTCAGAATCTCTGCCCCAAATCCATCAAAGAGAGCATCACCAACTGGCGCGGAGACTACCACCGCGTCTAATTGAGACCTTGCTTTTTGCATTTCCGTTCCGTGGCAGAGCGGAGGAATCAAGCTTTTCTTCCGCCAGCCCGGCTATGCCCACCCCACCGAAAACGAACCCCGCTCATGCCGCGGCCTCTCAAGCTCATCCGCAAGGGCAATCGCATAGTCCTCCATTGAAATCCTGCTCTCACCCTTTTCGTTCGAGATCAACTCTTTCGTTCCCAGTCGAAACTTCCCTGTCCGCTCTCCCGGCTCAAAAAACGCTGCCGGACTCAGATACGTCCAGTTAATATCTGAACCGCGCAGCACGTCCAGAGCCTTCTCATGAGAGGTCGCAATCGGCATCCACTGCGCCGGCAGATGTCCAGACTTGATCAGCGTCACCCCAGGAGCCACCTCCAGCAACCCGGCACCGCCAACCATCAACAATCTCGGCACGCCAGCCTTCTTCACCGCTGCAACCTCACGCTTCGTCACATCAATCAAAGCATCCGTGTTGTCAGCAGGTGGCTGATACGCCGTCACCACCGCATCTGCACCTTTAATCACCGCGGCAATCGCATCCACATTCGAGAGATCGTCCGCCTTCGCCGTCACTCCCGGCTGCCCCTTCAGCGAATCCACCTTCCGCGCCACGCCAGTCACCTTATGTCCGCGCGCAACCAACTCCTTCACAATCCTGCTGCCCGCATTCCCAGTCGCACCATACACCACAACGTTCATCGCACCCTCCCTTGCAACATGTCTTTAAAAAGATGCGGCCCAGCCGCAGCCAGGCCACACTCTACAGAAAAAATTCTGTTCTAGTAAACGTCGCGCTGATACCGCTTCTGCTTCTTCATCGCCGAAAGGTACTCCGCGGCAAAATCCAGCGTGCCGTTCGACCCCTTCGCAATCACATCCAGCAACGCAGCCTCCACGTCCTTCGCCATGCGGCTCGCATCGCCGCACACATAGAAGTAAGCTCCACGCTGCAACCACTTATACAGTTCAGTTGACTTCTCCCGCATCCGGTCCTGCACGTAGACCTTCTTCGTCTGATCACGCGAAAACGCCGTGTCAAGGTGCGTCAGCACGCCATCCTTCTTCATGGCGGCAAACTGCTCTTTGTATAGAAAATCCAGCGCCTCACGCTGCTCGCCGAAGAACAACCAGTTATCGCCCTTCTGCCCGGTCGCCTGCCGCTCTTCCAGAAACGCGCGGAACGGTGCAATCCCCGTGCCCGGCCCAATCATAATCACCGGAACATTCGTATCTGCAGGCAAACGGAAATTGTTATTCGAGTGCAGAAAGATCGGCATCGTCGTGCCCTTCAGCGAGCGGTCGCCCAACTGTCCGCTGGCCACGCCCTGCCGCTGCCGCCCATGCGATTCATACCGAATCACCCTCACCGTCGTCTGCACATTGTCCTTATGCAACGCCTGGCTTGAAGCAATCGAGTACATCCTCGGAGTCAGCCGTTGCAGCACATGAAAGAGCTGCTGCGGATCAGTCACGACACCAGGAAAATCCGCCGCCAGGTCGATAAACTCGCGACCCCAGCAATACTCCTCTGCCTGCGCCTTGTGCTCCGGCCCGGTCACTGCCTTCAGCTTCTCGTTCTCCGGAGCCAGCTTCGCAAACTGGTTCAGGCTGCCGCGCGCCAGCTTGCCAATGCCCAACCGCGTCCGCAGCGCCTCTTCCAGCGAAATCTCTACCTTGTAGTGGTCCAGCACGCGCTCATCGCCCTTGAAACCGAGCACCGCCAGCGTCGCCTGCACCAACTCTTCGCGGTTATCCGGAACGATGCCCACCGCATCGCCCGGGGTATAGGTCATGCCTTCTTCAAGCGACAGCTCAATGTGCCGCGTCTCTTTTTCCGACCCCGCCGCCGTCAACAGCTCGTTATACAAAACGGTCGAAATATAAGGGTTGTTCCTCGTGTACTTCGCCGCATGTGCCTCTGTAGCCTTCGTCTCCTGCTCCAAAACCTCGCTCATCTCTCTATGATAGAAGCTTGTGCACCAAATCCGCAAAGCCTCACGGTGAACGACAACTCAGTAAAACCGCGCATTTTCCATGCAAATCAGCGCAGGATCGCGCGCGCACGAATGCATACGAGTAAAATCATCCTCGTGCGGCGTCTTCTCGCATTCGCGTTGCTTCTGTTCTTCAACGTTCCGTTGATAACGCCGCTCTTCGCGCTCACATCCACATCCGACGCAAACCTTCCCGCCTGCTGCCGCCGCAACGGCAAGCACCACTGCAACATGCAGATGGCCGAACCCGCGTCGAACGATCCATCCGTCTCCTCCACTCCTGAAAAGTGCCCCTGCTACCCGCGGCCAGCCACACTCGTCCGCATCACGCACGCGCAGGCTCAGTCTGAAGCACACAGCGTCACCGCAAGCGTAGCTGTCACGCACATCACGCCGCACGCCGAGACGCGCTCCAAAGCAGCCTTCATCTCCCCCTACCAAAAGCGCGGCCCTCCAGCGCAGCAAGCCTAGAGCAATCCCCACCATCAGTTGTCATCCTTCCATCACACGTGGGAGGACCGCTTCCTGCTGCTGCGTGCAGACGCATGCTCCTGCACGCAGCCCAGCATCGTCGTTCGACGAAAAAGAAAAAGGACCCCATGCGCAAATTTGCTCTACTTTGCCTTCTCTATCTCTTCTGCGGCTCCGCTGCCCACGCAGCGATCTTCAGTCAGCTCCGAGGAATCGTGCACGATCCCGAGCACCGCCCCATCGCCGGCGCACACATCGAGCTTCGCTCCGCCAACTCCGCCTACACCCAATCCGCTATCTCCGGTGCCGACGGCTCCTTCACCATCCTCTCCATCCCACTTGGCGACTACACCATCACCATCACGCAGCCCGGCTTCGACACGCGCACGCAGCCCATTACACTCGTCTCCGGTACCTCGCCCATCCTGCATTTCGAGCTGCACCTCACCACAGTCCAGCAGTCCGTCAACGTCAACACCGCACCGGTCAACACCGACACCGTCACCCCAACCACCCTCATCAGCCGCCAGCAAATCGCCGAGACCCCCGGCGCAGCGCTCACCAACTCGCTCGCCATGATCACCGACTACGTCCCCGGCGCCTACATCACCCACGACATGCTCCACATGCGCGGCGGCCACCAGGTCAGTTGGCTCATCGACGGCGTCCAGATCCCTAACACCAACATCGCCTCCAACCTCGGCGCGCAGATCGATCCCAGCGACATCGACTACATCGAAGTTCAACGCGGCAGCTACGCCGCCGGTCTCGGCGACCGCACCTACGGCATGTTCAACGTCGTCCCGCGCAACGGCTTCGAGCGCGACCACCAGGCCGAGCTGCGCCTCACCGCAGGCAGCTTCCTCCAAAGCGAAGCCAAGCTCTCGCTCGGCAATCACAGCGAAAAATCCGCGTGGTACTTCAGCCTCAACGGCAACCGCAGCGACTACGGCCTCGCCCCACCCATCTCGCAAGTCCACCACGACGCCACCAACGGCTACGGAGCCTTCGCGTCCTTCATCAACAACCGCACACCCAAAGACCAGTTCCGACTCGTCGCACAGTATCGCGGCGACTACTTCCAGATCCCCTACGACCCCAACCCGCTTAGCTTCGAAAACCAGCAATACGACTCCAGCGGCCTCCGCGACGGCCAGCACGAACAGGATGCGCTCGCAGCCTTCTCCTGGATCCACACCTTCAACTCCAGCACGGTCCTGCAGCTATCGCCCTTCTACCACTTCAATCTCGCCAACTACGACTCCAACCCCAACGACACCCCCATCGCCACTACCGCGCACCGCACCTCCAACTACGCCGGCGCACAAACCTCCATCACCACCACCATCGCGCGCAACACCATCGAAGCCGGCCTCTACTCCTTCGGTCAACACGACTCCAACCGCTTCGGCGCCATCTTCAACGACGGTTCCGGCACACCCCCATTCACCACCCCCAGCAGCGCCAGCGGCGGCCTCATCGAGGAGTACGTCTCCGACAACTTCAAAGCCACGCCCTGGCTCACGCTCATCGGCGGCGTGCGCCAGTCGCACTTCCAGGGCGGCTTCACAGAAGACGCCACCAGTCCACGCATCGGCGCAGCCATCCTCGTCCCCAAACTCAACTGGGTCTTCCGCGGATTCTACGGCCGCTTCTACCAGCCCCCACCACTCGTCACCGCCAGCGGCCCGCTCGTGCAATACGCGCAGGACAATAACACCACCTTCGTCCCACTCCACGGCGAGCGCGACGAAGAGCACCAGTTCGGCGTGCAAATCCCTCTTCGCGGCTGGCTCCTCGACGCCGACACCTTCAAAACCCGCGTCAACAACTTCCTCGACCACTCCAACCTCGGCGACTCCAGCATCTACTTCCCCGTCACCATCAACGGCGCGCTCGTCCGCGCCTGGGAACTCAGCCTCCGCTCGCCACAACTCTGGCATCACGCACAAGCACACCTCGCCTACTCCAATCAGATCGCCGAGCAGCGCGGAGCCATCACCGGAGGCCTCATCTGCACACCCGTCTCCTCACCCCAATGCGACGCCAGCTTCGACTACGAGCCCGTCGACCACGACCAGCGCAACACGCTCAACGTCGGCCTCACCACCACGCTGCCCATGCACACCTTTGCCTCAACCAATGTCTACTACGGTTCAGGCTTCGTGAATGGCAACCCCGATCCATCCACACCATATACGAGCAACTACCTGCCGCAACACACAACGGTAGACCTCGCGCTAGGCAAAACCTTCAGCGAAAACCTCTCCATCTCCGTCACGGCAACCAACATCGCCAACCGCCGCGTATTGCTCGACAACAGCCTCACCTTCGGCGGCTTCCACTACAACGACCCACGCCAGATCTACGGCGAACTCCGCTACCGCTTTAAATATTGAGTCAACGAGTCAGGCGCCCCATTCATGCCGCAGCCTCTCGCGGCATGGGTGGGGCTCCACACATATCAACCTTTCGATGGAGGCACACCACCCATCATTATGATTAACATCATCCTGCACCCCAGAAGCCTTGCCACTAGAAGAGGTCCAGCACCTTGAAACTGCTCGTCCGGCTCAGGCCGATTGCATTCATCGCCCTTCTGCTCATCCTCTGGCAGATAGCGATCGACCTGCATCCCATCCATATCCTCCCCAGCCCGTGGCAGACCGCGGGAGGCATCCTCTATCTCATCCAGCACAAGCTGCTGCTCAAATACATCGCCGCCTCGCTCTTCCGCGTCACCTGGGGATTCACCCTCGCCTCCATCCTCGCCATCCCACTCGGCCTCATCATCGGCTGGTATCGCCGCGCCGAGATGGCCTTCAACCCCATCATCCAGATCCTCCGCCCCATCTCTCCGCTCGCCTGGATTCCCATCGCCATCCTCTGGTTCGGCGTCGGCGACTCAGCCGCAATCTTCCTCATCTTTCTCGGCTGCTTCTTCCCCCTGATGCTCACCGCCATCAACGCCGTACAAAGCGTCCCCGAAGTCTACGTCAACGCAGGCCGCAACTTTGGCCTTAGCCCATCGGAACTCGTCTATCGCGTCCTCTATCCTGCCGTCGTTCCGCAACTGATCGTCGGCCTCCGCATCACGCTCGGCATTGCCTGGCTCGTCGTTGTCGCAGCCGAAATGATCGCCGTCGACTCCGGCCTCGGCTTTCTCATCGTCGACGCCCGCAACGCCGGCAACCGCTACGATCTCGTCGTCGCCGGCATGGTCATCATCGGCATCATCGGCCTTCTGCTCGACCTCGCCATGCGCTCACTCGAACAAGTCAAATCCTTCCGCTGGGGTTACGCTCAGGACTAACTCATGTCATCCACCATGCCCATCGCCGCAACCGCCAACTCGCCCGCTCAGGCCGCACCCGTCAAGCTCAGCGTCGACCACGTCAACATGACGTTCAACCGCGACGGCAAAACCACGCCTGTCCTCGAAGACATCAATCTCCAGGTACACGAAGGCGAATTCATCTGCCTGCTCGGGCCCTCAGGCTGCGGCAAATCGACACTGTTGAACACCATGGCCGGCTTTCTCTCTCCGACCAGCGGCGCCATCCGCATCGACGGCGAGCCCGTCACCGGCCCCGACCCGCGCCGCATCTTCGTCTTTCAGGAACGCGGCGTCTTCCCATGGCTCACCGTCGAAGGCAACATCGGCTTCGGCCTCTTCAAGCTCCCCGAAGCCGAGCGCAAACAACGCATCGCCCACTACATCAAGATGGTCGGCCTCGGCGGTTTCGAGCAGTCCTACCCCAACGAGCTCTCCGGCGGCATGAAACAACGCCTCGAAGTTGCCCGCGCTCTCGCCGTCAACCCCGACATGCTCTTCCTCGACGAGCCCTTCGGCGCGCTCGACTCCATCACGCGCCTCATCATGCGCGGCGAGCTGCTCCGCATCTGGCAAGCCGAGCGCAAGACCATCATCTTCGTCACGCACGACATCGACGAGGCCGTCCAGCTCGCCGACCGCGTCGTCGTCCTGAACCAGCGCCCCGCCAGCATCCAGCAAATCGTCAACATCGACATCCCACACCCGCGCGATCTCAGCTCCCCACGTTACCTCGAACTCCGCGACGGTATCTTCCACCAGATAGGACTGGCCCACCACGTATGAGCGCACTCGCCGAACCCAAAAAATGGGAACGCTACTTCTGGCCGCTCGTCGCCACCGCGCTCTTCCTTGCGGTCTGGCGATACTCCGTCCTCTGGTCGCATACGCGCATCTTCCCATCGCCATATGAAGTCGAACGCGGCATGGTCGAACTCATCCACCAGCACGTCCTCTGGGGAGACATCATCGACTCGCTTCGCCGCGTCGCCATCGGCTTCGGCGCAGCAGTCCTGCTCGGCGTGCCCATCGGACTCACCCTCGGCTGGTATCCCGCCGCCGACCAGGTCGTCAACCCGGCGATGCAGATCCTGCGCCCCATCAGCCCCATCGCCTGGATCCCCGTCGCCATCATCCTCTTCGGCGTCGGCGACGACGCAGCCATCTTCCTCATCTTCCTCGGCGCATACTTCCCCATCGTCGTTGCCTGCATCAACGGCGTCTCGAACGTCCCCTCCATGTACCGCCGCGCCGGCCGCAACTTCGGCCTCACACCCGCGCAGCTTCTCCGCAAAGTCATCTTCCCCGCCGCGCTCCCGCAAATACTCATCGGCCTGCGCATCGCGCTTGGCATCGCGTGGCTCGTCGTCGTCGCCGCCGAAATGATCGCCGTCGACTCTGGCCTCGGCTATCTCATCATCGACTCACGCAACTCCGGCAAGCGCTACGACCTCGTCGTCGCCGCCATGCTGCTCATCGGCATCATCGGCCTCATCCTCGACCTCGCCTTCCGCCGCCTCGAACGCATCAAGTCCGTCCGCTGGGGGTTCCGCAATGCCTCTTAGCTCAAAGTCGCTCAAAAAGATCATCCTCTTCTCCGCCGCGGGCTGGCTCATCCTCATCACTGCAATGCACGCATGGCTCAACGTCAACTGGGCCGCCGTGCTCAACGACTATCGCCCCGAAGCCAAGCGCAAAATCATCGTCGCTTACCTCCCCGTCACCTGCCAGCTCACCTGCCCCGTCACTGACTACATCTCCAAATACTCCGAGAACGGCGAGCTCTTTCTCCCACGCATGTTCCAGGGCTTCCCCGAGATGAAAGAAGCGCTCATCTCGAACAAAGTACAAGCCGCCTTCATCGTCGCACCCATGGCCATCGCTCTCCGCGCGCAAGGCGTTCCCATCAAGGTCGTCTACCTCGGCCACCGCTATGGCTCTGCAATGGTCGTACGAAAAAATGGCCCCATCAAAACCTTCGCCGACCTCAAAGGCCGTACCGTCGCCATCCCCAGCCGCTTCTCCGACGAGCGCCTCATCCTCTTCCGCGCCATGAAGGTCTGGCACATGGACCCGCACAGTATCAAAATGGTCGAGATGGCCCCGCCCGACGTGTCGGGAGCACTCGCGGCGGGCGCCATCGACGGCTTCGTCATGGGCGAACCCTTCCCCTCGCAGGCCGAGATGGCCGGCTACGGACGCATCCTCTTCCAGGCCCGCGACTACTGGCCCGACTACATGTCCTGCATCCTCGTCGTCCGCCAGGACCTCATCGACAAAAATCCCCAGGCAGTACAAGTCCTCGTTGATGGCATCGCCCGCTCCGGCCTCTGGCTCGACAAAAGCAAGCCCAACCGCGAAGACGCCGCCGACTTCGTAGGCCGCTTCTACTACAACCAGAAGCCCGCGCTGCTCCGCTGGGCACTCACCAAGCCGATGGACCGCGTCACCTACAGCCCGCTCGCCCCGCGCAAGGCCGACTTCGACATGGTCCGCGACCTCATGATCGAAACCGGCGTCCTCAACAAGAAAATCGACTTCTCCGACTACACCGACACTAGCTTCTCCGACAAAGCCAACATCGAGACCGCCTGGAAATATCAGGCCGGTTCAGCCACAGCAAAGTAGCTACTGCATGGATCAGGAAAAAGATGAACGTCATTCTGAACGAGCGAAGCGAAGTGAAGAACCCCCGCATTTTCTCGGCAGCCGCAAGAATCTACCCGTTGCAATCACCAACATCAAAGCAACAACGGGCATAAGGAGCACACCATGATCCGCCGAACCTTCCTCCAACTCCTCACGCTCGCCGGAGCAGGCTCGCTCACCACCGGCTGCACCGAAGCCAAGG
Protein-coding sequences here:
- a CDS encoding deoxyribonuclease IV codes for the protein MAGTKKRIGVHVGTAGGVWTAIDRAVEAGANACQIFSASPRMWKAAPVKAADAAKMMELRKKHDVGPVAVHASYLINVCSQAESVRANSITAFRGEVERAMALGAEYLVLHPGSWKGLTREEGLRLAAESIEKAIAGIDFSKTINPGKEFRILIENTAGAEFSLGGKLEQVAELVETLKAHAPVAVCLDTCHVHVAGYDIVSEDGYIETMKLVESTVGFDAVKVWHCNDAKAAMGSKLDRHEHIGEGTIGAEAFRRLLHDERFAHAAFLAETPVDAPGDEARNVGVLRTLAAG
- a CDS encoding CPBP family glutamic-type intramembrane protease, which translates into the protein MTADAISARRLAFIELAVGYLLILIVIWAPRTTQRPFYIAAVLWIALVMLYSRESATKLGFDIPPRRSLWIIPAALGLAAAAVAVAAALHTLNLPSTPALFIQRYWGYAIWACVQQFLLQDFFLLRLTRTLPTKAAAAVAAALLFSLAHIPNPILVPITLLWGLATCLLFLRYRNLYSIAIAHAILGITVALTIPGPVDHNMRVGLGYLTYHHHHLSQNPHTVSTNACVTAEAPTLRSARHALP
- a CDS encoding DUF6526 family protein; the encoded protein is MPQEQNLKNHHRFDPLMHFFVFPVTLLNFIFSIVIAARHWSQHSHLAIWWIILSAALAVLATKCRINDLKLQDRIIRLEERLRLQALLGPAESAHINELTTPQLIALRFASDQEIPALVNKTLTQNLCPKSIKESITNWRGDYHRV
- a CDS encoding NAD(P)-dependent oxidoreductase — translated: MNVVVYGATGNAGSRIVKELVARGHKVTGVARKVDSLKGQPGVTAKADDLSNVDAIAAVIKGADAVVTAYQPPADNTDALIDVTKREVAAVKKAGVPRLLMVGGAGLLEVAPGVTLIKSGHLPAQWMPIATSHEKALDVLRGSDINWTYLSPAAFFEPGERTGKFRLGTKELISNEKGESRISMEDYAIALADELERPRHERGSFSVGWA
- a CDS encoding GGDEF domain-containing protein; this translates as MEEQASPERNQAALIARETHASESETPTTRDRWTNLLIAFPILLLFSYLGIALSRQSQGVATIWFTNGMLFSIVITRPRNTWWRYFIIGFLADTLADRFWGDPFRLSAGVAFANFIEVISSTLILTRWFGHPLNLSRRRPLLGFLLVAVIGATAITSALGASWTLLFVNAGPWLSLFRAWYLGDILGMAIMAPLLFILLRPGFFDMLRLPNLPKTLLYLFVPAIATFLVFTHNQDPLIFFIFPALLLVVFRLGFPGAALTIFIVACISIRLTATGHGPLMLIGSSMLHRIVVAQIFLAVAIFTAFPVAALLEDRKALQHSLEASEAKYRTLANADSLTGLANRRAFDARLDAEWRHALALRQPLAVLLIDVDHFKSYNDTHGHLSGDRCLRHIAEAISTNLYRATDTAARFGGEEFTVILPGTDIEEALTIAETLRQAVAAMRLPHSGNTCGSIQTISIGVASTIPAADEPPLSLLKSCDEALYFAKQQGRNQVKAASAIPHTTDLEDAEPTAPQLP
- a CDS encoding diflavin oxidoreductase, with the protein product MSEVLEQETKATEAHAAKYTRNNPYISTVLYNELLTAAGSEKETRHIELSLEEGMTYTPGDAVGIVPDNREELVQATLAVLGFKGDERVLDHYKVEISLEEALRTRLGIGKLARGSLNQFAKLAPENEKLKAVTGPEHKAQAEEYCWGREFIDLAADFPGVVTDPQQLFHVLQRLTPRMYSIASSQALHKDNVQTTVRVIRYESHGRQRQGVASGQLGDRSLKGTTMPIFLHSNNNFRLPADTNVPVIMIGPGTGIAPFRAFLEERQATGQKGDNWLFFGEQREALDFLYKEQFAAMKKDGVLTHLDTAFSRDQTKKVYVQDRMREKSTELYKWLQRGAYFYVCGDASRMAKDVEAALLDVIAKGSNGTLDFAAEYLSAMKKQKRYQRDVY
- a CDS encoding CPBP family intramembrane glutamic endopeptidase; amino-acid sequence: MANGVMVSPAMVVAAVLLLAPFFFAAFCSRRWARLGEGWAVWARLVVPAILSVAYVLVASSAGMFQWSWFALYAVLPVLVTVALWLAARMDAVQRGTWLDFAVLAALGLAVDLRWFEPAWPARMAVFNKMLLLDAGLYGFLAVRRLDGVGFDLRLRWRDVRVGLREWVFYLPIAVGLGLWLGFLHWHGFAIGWRQLGKLPMAAVFTFLFVAVPEEVFFRGWLQNLLERKMGRSYALILTAVLFGLSHFNKRTAHFNWRYVLLAAIAGIFYGRAWRAERRVGASAVTHALVDTVWGFWLR